Proteins encoded in a region of the Suricata suricatta isolate VVHF042 chromosome 10, meerkat_22Aug2017_6uvM2_HiC, whole genome shotgun sequence genome:
- the RNF41 gene encoding E3 ubiquitin-protein ligase NRDP1, with protein sequence MGYDVTRFQGDVDEDLICPICSGVLEEPVQAPHCEHAFCNACITQWFSQQQTCPVDRSVVTVAHLRPVPRIMRNMLSKLQIACDNAVFGCSAVVRLDNLMSHLSDCEHNPKRPVTCEQGCGLEMPKDELPNHNCIKHLRSVVQQQQTRIAELEKTSAEHKHQLAEQKRDIQLLKAYMRAIRSVNPNLQNLEETIEYNEILEWVNSLQPARVTRWGGMISTPDAVLQAVIKRSLVESGCPASIVNELIENAHERSWPQGLATLETRQMNRRYYENYVAKRIPGKQAVVVMACENQHMGDDMVQEPGLVMIFAHGVEEI encoded by the exons ATGGGGTATGATGTAACCCGTTTCCAGGGGGATGTTGACGAAGACCTTATCTGTCCTATTTGCAGTGGTGTCTTGGAGGAGCCAGTCCAG GCACCTCATTGTGAGCATGCTTTCTGCAATGCCTGCATCACCCAGTGGTTTTCTCAGCAGCAGACGTGTCCGGTGGACCGTAGCGTTGTGACGGTCGCCCACCTGCGCCCAGTACCTCGGATCATGCGGAACATGTTGTCAAAGCTGCAGATTGCCTGCGACAACGCTGTATTTGGCTGTAGTGCTGTTGTCCGGCTTGACAACCTCATGTCTCACCTCAGCGACTGTGAGCACAACCCCAAACGGCCTGTGACCTGTGAACAGGGCTGCGG CCTGGAGATGCCCAAAGATGAGCTGCCAAACCACAACTGCATTAAGCACCTGCGCTCAGTGGTACAGCAGCAACAGACACGCATCGCAGAGCTGGAGAAGACCTCAGCTGAGCACAAACACCAGCTGGCGGAGCAG AAGCGAGATATCCAGCTGCTAAAGGCATACATGCGTGCAATCCGCAGTGTCAACCCCAACCTTCAGAACCTGGAGGAGACAATTGAATACAATGAGATCCTAGA GTGGGTGAACTCCCTGCAGCCAGCAAGAGTGACCCGCTGGGGAGGGATGATCTCGACCCCAGATGCTGTGCTCCAGGCTGTTATCAAGCGCTCCCTGGTGGAGAGTGGCTGTCCTGCCTCTATTGTCAACGAGCTGATCGAAAATGCCCACGAGCGTAGCTGGCCCCAGGGTCTGGCCACACTAGAGACAAGACAGATGAACCGGCGCTACTATGAGAACTACGTGGCCAAGCGCATCCCTGGCAAGCAGGCCGTGGTCGTGATGGCCTGTGAGAACCAGCATATGGGTGACGACATGGTGCAGGAGCCGGGGCTTGTCATGATATTTGCGCATGGTGTGGAAGAGATATAG